In Rhizorhabdus phycosphaerae, the genomic stretch CCTCGTGCCGCGTGGCCGCGCGTCGCGTGATCGAGATGGCTGCGCGCTTCGGCGACGATGTCTTCGTTTCTGCGACCGACCTGCTGCTGGAGCGCAACCACCGCGCGATGAAACAGCTGATCGAGAGCTCGATCGGCGAGGAACCGGTCAGCTTCGAGGATTATATCTGCGACGACGGCAAGGGCTTCGGTCCTTACAAGATCAAGTGCACGATGTGGCGCGAGGACGGCCGGGTCGTGCTCGACTTCGCCGGTACCGATCCGCAGAGCCAGGCCTCGATCAACATGTTCCTCAATGAGAACATGATGAGGATGTTCTTCGGCATCTACATGATCATGGTCTTCGATCCGCAGATCCTGTTCAACGATGGCTATTATGACCTGATCGACGTCCGGATTCCGGAAGGTTCGCTGCTGAAACCGAGATTCCCGGCGGCCCTGTCGGGGCGCACCCATGTGCTGGGCCGGCTGTTCGATATCCTCGGGGGCCTGCTCGGTCAGAAGACCCCCGAATTCCTGAACGCCGCCGGCTTCTCTTCCAGTCCTCACCTGTTCTACGCGGGCACCGACCGCAATGGTAAGTGGTTCCAGCTGTTCCAGATCGGCTTCGGTGGCATCCCCGGCCGGCCGCTAGGCGACGGGCCAGACGGGCACTCGCTGTTCCCCGGCTTCACCAATGTCCCCAACGAGTTTCTGGAGCGCTATTTCCCGCTGGTGATCGAGCGCTACGAGACCGTAGCCGACAGCGGCGGCGCCGGCCTCCATCGCGGCGGCAACGGTATCGACATGGTCTATCGCTTCCTCGAGCCCGGCACGATCGCGATCCACGACGACCGCTGGTTCGTGCCGCCCTGGGGCGTCAATGGTGGCGAACCCGGTGCCCGCGCCCGCAAGGTGCTGATCAAGGCCGACGGCACCGAGATCGTCGTCGGCAACAAGATCGAGGATTATCCCGTCGAGCCGGGCGACCGCCTGCACTTCGTGACCTGGGGCGGGGGCGGATGGGGCGATCCGCTCGACCGCGATCCGTCCTTGCTGGTCAAGGAACTGAAGCAGGGCCTCGTCACCGAGAAAGGCGCATTGCGCTACGGTGTCGTACTTGTGAAAGGCGAGGTGGACAGCGCCGCAACGGAGAATCTGCGCGCGAAGATGCGCGCCGAGCGCGGCGAGATCGGCGTGTTCAACTTCGGCCCCGACATCGAAACGCTGCGCAAGAACTGCCTCGCGGAAACGGGCCTCCCCGCCCCGACCCCTCCGCGCTGGGCCAAGGCATAAGGACAATATACAGGTGGCAAATCCGATTTTTCGCCAGAAGCTCGAAGCGGGCCAGTTCTTCGTCGTACCCGGCATTCAGGACATGCTGGCGGCTGTCATCGCCAACAAGGTCGGCTTCGATATCGTCTATGGTACCGGCTATTGGCTGACTGCATCAGCATGGGGCCTGCCCGACGCGGGCATCGCGACCTACACTGAAATGCGCAATCGGATGGAGACGCTGGCGCGCACGAGCAAAGCCGCCGTCATCGCCGATGGCGACACCGGCTATGGCGGGCTGCTCAACGTCCACCACACGGTGAAGGGCTATGAGGCCTCGGGCGTCACCGCAATCCAGATCGAGGACCAGGAATTCCCGAAGAAGTGCGGCCACACCCCCTATAAGCGACTGATCTCCACCGAAGACATGGTCGAGAAGATCAAGGTCGCGGTCGATGCGCGCTCGTCGGAGGACTTCGTCGTGATTGCGCGGAGCGATGCGCGCGAAAGCGAAGGGCTGGATGGCGTTCTGCGACGCATGGAGGCCTATTCGAAGGCCGGAGCCGACGTGCTCTTCCCGGAGGCGCTCCATTCCGAAGAGGAGATGCGCAAGGCCTGCTCGACTCTCGACAAGCCCTGCATGGCCAATATGTCCAACCACGGCAAGACACCGGTCCCGCCCGCCGCCGTTCTGGCCGAGATCGGTTATGCTTATGCCATTTATCCATCGCTAACCAGCCTCGCGGCCTGCGCTGCGATGGAGAAGGCGCTGATCGACCTGAAGACTGACGGCATCGGCCAGCCCGATGGCCTCTTCGACTTCTCGGAGTTCTGTTCGCTGATCGGCTTCGAGGACGTCTGGGCGTTCGAGCGCAAATGGGGCAAGGCGGACTGATGCCGACGCGTCGTATTGCCGCCGCCGTTCTGTCCCGGAGCGGCGAAAACCCCGCGCCTTATGCGCAGACGAGGCCGCTGGAGGTGAAGACCCTCGAACTCGCCGATCCTCGTCCGGGCGAAGTCCTGGTTCGGATCGACGCCGCGGGACTGTGCCATTCCGATCTCTCGGTGATCAATGGCGATCGCCCTCGCCCGATGCCGATGGCGCTAGGTCATGAGGCCGCAGCGACGGTGCTTGCGCTGGGTGACGAGGGCGACGGGAGCCTGTCGATCGGGGACCGGGTGGTGCTGGTTTTTCTCCCGTCCTGCGGATATTGCGTCGCCTGCGCGTCGGGCGAGGGGTATCTCTGCGCCAACGCAGCGACGGCCAACGGCAAGGGCGAGCTCCTGCGCGGCGGATCGCGCCTGTCCTGCACCGACGCCGAAGCCGGTACGGCGGTGCATCATCACCTCGGCGTGTCCGCCTTCGCGACGCAGGCTGTGGTCGATCGCCGTTCGGTGGTGAAGATCGACAAGGATATTTCTCCCGAGATCGCGGCATTGTTCGGTTGTGCCGTGCTGACCGGTGTCGGTGCGGTCATGAACACGGCGCAGGTCCGGCCGGGCGAGAGCGTGCTGATCTACGGCTTGGGCGGCGTCGGACTCGCAGCGCTGATTGGCGCCCTTGCGTCTGGTGCACAACCCGTCGTCGCGGTCGACCCTGCTCCTGAAAAGCGCGCGCTTGCGCTCGAACTCGGCGCGGCGGCAGCGGTCGCCCCGGGCGAGGACGAGGTGCTGTTCGGCACCGACGTCGTGATCGAGACCGTCGGCAAGGCCGCCGTGCTCGCCCAGGCCTACCGGGCGGCACGGCGCGGTGGACGCATCGTCACGGTCGGCCTGCCCAACCCGTCGGAAAAGCTCGAGATCAACGCATTGTCTCTGGTCGCCGAGGGCAAGACGCTGATGGGCAGCTATATGGGCTCGTCGATCCCGACGCGCGACATTCCGCGCTACATTGCCTTGTGGCGGTCGGGCCGCCTGCCGGTGGAGAAACTGCTTACTTCGGTCGGGCCCCTCGAGGAGATCAACGAGCTGATGGACAAGCTCGCCGAGGGCAAGGCAGTACGACAGGTCATCGTGCCGGGTTGGTGATTGGCGGCCCGGCCGATGCGTTCCGATCTGCGGAGACATTTATCCGACAGGCGAATAATTTGTTGAACAAATCGGTCATATGACATTCTCTTGGCACTCTCGCGACATCTGGGTGCCAAGGGGAGTCGTTCACATGGAAAAAGGCGTTCCTATCCGTTCGATCACACGGTCCATTGCCGCTCTGAAGGCGATCAACCGCCACGGTTCGCTCTCCATGATGGAGATCGCGAAGTCTGCCGAAGTCCCCTACCCCACCGCCTGCCGGATCGTGCAGACTCTGCTCTACGAGGGCCTCATCGAACAGGAGCCGGCACGCAAGCGCTACCGGCCGACTGCTCTGGTCCAGACACTGGCCACCGGCTTCCAGCATGATGACGAACTGGTCCGCATCGCCCGACCGCACATTGTCGGGCTCACCGCGCGCGTGGGCTGGCCGGTTTCGATCGCGATACGCGTCGGGCGAGAGATGATGCTGCGCGACAGCACCCACGCCAATTCCTCGCTGACCTTCGAGCATTATTATCCGGGTTTCACCCTGCCGATCCTCGACAGCGCGTCGGGGAAGGTGTCGATGGCCTTCGCCGATCCGGAAGAGCGCGAGATGATCCTGCGCTTCATGCGCGTCTCGCAGGACATCAACCTCAACTATCTCGCCACGGCCGAGGTCAGTCTCGATGTCGATCGCATCCGTGCGGACGGCTATGCGGTACAGGGGCGCAACCATTTCAACCTGACGCCGGGCAAGACCTCGTCGATCGCGGTGCCGATCTTCCGCAACGGCCATTTCGAAGCGGCCATGACGATGGTGTTCTTCGTCGCAGCGATGAAGCTGTCGGCCGCGCTGGAGGCCTATCTCGACGATCTGAAGGCGACGGCAGCCGCTATCAGCTACGACCTGTCCAACGCTCCGATGGGCAGCGCCTGATCAGCGCTGCTTCTTCGCGATCGTCGCGGTGAAATCGGGATCCTTATTGGCGACCCAGTCGACGAACTTCTTCACGGCCGGATTGTCCAGCAGCTGCTGGACATCCATGCCGGCGCGCTGAAGCTCGGAATTGGTGAAGTTCACCGTCAGCGTCTGCTGGCAGATGCCATGCATCGGCACCACGTCACGCCCGCCCCGGCTCTTCGGGATCGGGTGGTGCCAGATGATCGTGCTGCCGGTGGGGCGACCGCACAGCCAGCAGTGAACGACCGGCTTCGGTGCCTCGTCGGCAGCGGGCTCGTCATCATAATCGTAGCGGGAGCGTTTGCGGGCCATGGGTCATGCCTTACAGCATGGCGCAACCAACGCAATCAGAGCCGCGCCGTCACAGCCTTGGTCTCGAGATAGGCGTCGAGCCCCTCCTGCCCGAACTCGCGGCCCCAGCCCGACTGGCCATAGCCCCCGAACGGAATGTTGGTGCCCACCGCACCATGACAGTTGATCGACACCTGCCCCGCGCGGATCCGCCGCACCAGGCGATGGGCGGTGGAAAGATCGCGCGTCCACACGCTGCCCGACAGGCCATAGGGCGTATCATTGGCGAACCGCGCGATCGCGTCGAGATCGTCGCTCTCGAACCTCTGCACCGCCATGACCGGGCCGAATATCTCCTCGCGCATCAGCGCCATGCCATTGTCGCAACCGGCGAAGACGGTCGGCTGAATGAAATTGCCGGGCCGATCGAGCTTGTTGCCGCCCGCAACCAGCGTCAGCCCGTCGGCCTTGGCGCGATCGATATAAGACATGACCTTGGCGCTGTGCGCGTCGGAGATCATCGGTCCCTGCATTGTCGCCGGATCGAGCCCGTGGCCCAGCCTCATCTGGCCGGCGAAGGCAGCGACGCCCTCCATCAGCGCGTCATGGACCGCGGCATGGGCAAAGACGCGCGTGCCGGCCATGCAATTCTGGCCCTGCAGGAAGAAGGTCGCCATCGCCACGCCGGGTATGGCGAGCGACAGGTCGGCATCGGGCATCACCACCACCGGGCTCTTGCCGCCCAGTTCCAAGCTGACCTTCTTCAGGTTGCCGAGCGCGGCCTGGATGATCCGCCTGCCGGTGGCGGTCGACCCGGTGAACGAGATCTTGTCGACACCCGGATGCTCGGCCAGCGCCTGACCGGCCTGCGCGCCCACGCCATTGACGATGTTGACCACACCCGCCGGAATGCCGGCTTCGAGGATCATCCGGCCAAGCGCGAGCGCGGACAGAGGGGTTTCCTCCGAAGGCTTCACCACAACCGTGCAGCCGGCGGCCAGCGCCGGCGCGAGCTTGAGGATCGCGGTCGACAGCGGCACGTTCCACGGCATGATCTGTCCCGCGACGCCGATCGGCTCGCGCAGCGTATAGGTCAGCGCCTCAGTCTCGGACGCGATATGACGCGGCGGGGCGGTGGTGGTGCCCTCGATCCGCATGATCGCGCCGGCATAATAGTCGATCATCTCGACGCAGTTGGCGGTGGTCAGGCCAGCGATGAAGCGCGGCATGCCGTTGTCGATGATGTCGAGTTCGGTCAGCAGCGTCGCATGG encodes the following:
- a CDS encoding hydantoinase B/oxoprolinase family protein, whose protein sequence is MPAQIIQANQTPFATVSVDPVTLDIIENALRNARIEMDATLVRTAMSPGIREQGDAFPLIADHSGKMIVGQFGSYIGPFLDGFDGTVEDGDLIFLSDPYSVGGAISHSNDWLVLLPVFKDGRLIAYTSMFGHQSDIGGMVPGSMPIHASSIFQEGVRIPPVKIWKKGEYNEDLIKLVMHQTRTPDWCKADLNALIASCRVAARRVIEMAARFGDDVFVSATDLLLERNHRAMKQLIESSIGEEPVSFEDYICDDGKGFGPYKIKCTMWREDGRVVLDFAGTDPQSQASINMFLNENMMRMFFGIYMIMVFDPQILFNDGYYDLIDVRIPEGSLLKPRFPAALSGRTHVLGRLFDILGGLLGQKTPEFLNAAGFSSSPHLFYAGTDRNGKWFQLFQIGFGGIPGRPLGDGPDGHSLFPGFTNVPNEFLERYFPLVIERYETVADSGGAGLHRGGNGIDMVYRFLEPGTIAIHDDRWFVPPWGVNGGEPGARARKVLIKADGTEIVVGNKIEDYPVEPGDRLHFVTWGGGGWGDPLDRDPSLLVKELKQGLVTEKGALRYGVVLVKGEVDSAATENLRAKMRAERGEIGVFNFGPDIETLRKNCLAETGLPAPTPPRWAKA
- a CDS encoding isocitrate lyase/PEP mutase family protein, with product MANPIFRQKLEAGQFFVVPGIQDMLAAVIANKVGFDIVYGTGYWLTASAWGLPDAGIATYTEMRNRMETLARTSKAAVIADGDTGYGGLLNVHHTVKGYEASGVTAIQIEDQEFPKKCGHTPYKRLISTEDMVEKIKVAVDARSSEDFVVIARSDARESEGLDGVLRRMEAYSKAGADVLFPEALHSEEEMRKACSTLDKPCMANMSNHGKTPVPPAAVLAEIGYAYAIYPSLTSLAACAAMEKALIDLKTDGIGQPDGLFDFSEFCSLIGFEDVWAFERKWGKAD
- a CDS encoding zinc-binding dehydrogenase — its product is MPTRRIAAAVLSRSGENPAPYAQTRPLEVKTLELADPRPGEVLVRIDAAGLCHSDLSVINGDRPRPMPMALGHEAAATVLALGDEGDGSLSIGDRVVLVFLPSCGYCVACASGEGYLCANAATANGKGELLRGGSRLSCTDAEAGTAVHHHLGVSAFATQAVVDRRSVVKIDKDISPEIAALFGCAVLTGVGAVMNTAQVRPGESVLIYGLGGVGLAALIGALASGAQPVVAVDPAPEKRALALELGAAAAVAPGEDEVLFGTDVVIETVGKAAVLAQAYRAARRGGRIVTVGLPNPSEKLEINALSLVAEGKTLMGSYMGSSIPTRDIPRYIALWRSGRLPVEKLLTSVGPLEEINELMDKLAEGKAVRQVIVPGW
- a CDS encoding IclR family transcriptional regulator — encoded protein: MEKGVPIRSITRSIAALKAINRHGSLSMMEIAKSAEVPYPTACRIVQTLLYEGLIEQEPARKRYRPTALVQTLATGFQHDDELVRIARPHIVGLTARVGWPVSIAIRVGREMMLRDSTHANSSLTFEHYYPGFTLPILDSASGKVSMAFADPEEREMILRFMRVSQDINLNYLATAEVSLDVDRIRADGYAVQGRNHFNLTPGKTSSIAVPIFRNGHFEAAMTMVFFVAAMKLSAALEAYLDDLKATAAAISYDLSNAPMGSA
- a CDS encoding aldehyde dehydrogenase family protein, with product MSGSPVPFDGNSIATETDAFLKERHRLLIGGDWVDGSGEMETRDPATGLVLTRFHIGGAEEVDRAVKAARAAFEGPWGRMTVAERTALMHRLARVMDSHATLLTELDIIDNGMPRFIAGLTTANCVEMIDYYAGAIMRIEGTTTAPPRHIASETEALTYTLREPIGVAGQIMPWNVPLSTAILKLAPALAAGCTVVVKPSEETPLSALALGRMILEAGIPAGVVNIVNGVGAQAGQALAEHPGVDKISFTGSTATGRRIIQAALGNLKKVSLELGGKSPVVVMPDADLSLAIPGVAMATFFLQGQNCMAGTRVFAHAAVHDALMEGVAAFAGQMRLGHGLDPATMQGPMISDAHSAKVMSYIDRAKADGLTLVAGGNKLDRPGNFIQPTVFAGCDNGMALMREEIFGPVMAVQRFESDDLDAIARFANDTPYGLSGSVWTRDLSTAHRLVRRIRAGQVSINCHGAVGTNIPFGGYGQSGWGREFGQEGLDAYLETKAVTARL